The nucleotide sequence tggaggctccagaatggctggaaattgtgaactttggatttgggggggggggttagagtgacacctcaaaaaaccactcttgaggtttcactctcaaaatcggctcaaatgtgtataaactcgttaaacaggtcgagtataatatacaactcgatttttagctgtccaactgctAATTCACGCCTTCTtcggagcaaattcaaaattctggagaaattgaaaatcgcgctggaggctccagaatggctggaaattgtaaaattttgatttgggggttAGTTAAGGAGAAAAttcagcgattcgcgcaaatttcaaaattttcctcacaaacggttatcttttgattttttggattttttaattttgaaaaaagctggtcaaaacgccacttttgaggtgtcactctcaaaatcagctcaaatgtggataaactcgttaaacaggtcgagtgtaacatacaactcgatttttagctgcccaacttcatattcaccccttctggagcaatttcaaaattctggagaaattgaaaatcacgctggaggctccagaatggctggaaattgtaaaattttgatttgggggggttgattacggacaaaatacagcgattcgtacaaatttttaaaattttctcacaaaaggTTATCTTTtgatctttttgattttttaattttgaaaaaagcaggtcaaaaaaaccactcttgaggtgtcactcccaaaatcggcgcaaatgtagataaactcgttaaacaggtcgagtataatacacaactcgatttttagctgcccaactgcataatCACGACTTCTGGAGCcagttcaaaattctggaaaaattgaaaaatcgcgctggaggctccagaatggctggaaattgtaaaattttaatttggggggttagttacggacaaaatacagcgattcgcgcaaatttcaaaaatttcctcacaaacggttatctgttgattttttggattttttaattttgattttgaaaaaagctggtcaaaaaatcactcttgaggtgttactcccaaaatcggctcaaatgtagataaactcgttaaacaggtcgagtaccataatacacaactcgatcttcatattcacgccttctgaagcaaattcaaaattctagagaaattgaaaaatcgcgctggagcctggaggctccagaatggctggaaattgtgaaatttggatttgtgtaattaatatttgttttgtgacttattttgaccatttttgctgatcaagtaagtaggtggtcaattttgaattttcaaaaatttgccaaaaattgaaaaatgaacttgggcagctgaaaatttagttttgggggttttagactatgctctttccatgaatcgcggtcccgttcaaatgatcaaatcggagtgtgacacctctgACCTCAAGAGTCAAGAATTAATGCAAAAtgcaaatatttttgagatgaGTTCTTCTTTCTTAAGAATGGTCATTTCATGCTGCACTCTGCACTTGACTTGACAAAGTTCAAccataacaacaacaacaacaatagtGCTGATGAACTGAtaataattttggaattgaaatatACGTGTCGGAGAATATACGTGATGGCCTATTGAATTATACTGCTAGTATTAATCactcttcatttttaaataaaatttaattattattatatacggtcgacggttCAACTTCAAACCTTCAAACGCAGAAGAGTTTGTTTACATTCGATAAACGTCTTATCACATTACATTGATAAGAGTTCAATTGCTCTTACTTCGCTGTGTGGCCTTTTAATTTATCATATTTTCTATTCTACTTCGATGGTTAAGTTTGTGCTCGAACATTCGTTTTCAAGTGTGTCTCTGTCTAGGTAACATAGTGAAAAATACGTACAGTTGCTAGTTACTAGTTAGTGATTCCCTTGAGCTTCGAAAGCATTGTTTCGTAAAACTTCCCGTTGCTACCCAGTCACCGTAATCTAATAACTTGAATCGACATGAAGTTAATAATTTTGAAGTCGGCTGAAGAAGTTGCCAATTGGACTGCCAAATTCgtagccaaaaaaatcaatgattttaaaCCAGGTCCAGATAAATATTTCGTTCTCGGTTTACCAACAGGTGAGCAGCTGTACATTAATCGATGAATTTTACGAATTATCagtcctttaaaaaaaaaacactcatttcAGGAAGTACGCCTCTTGGgatgtataaaaaattaatcgaattctACAAAGCAGGAAAAGTATCGTTTAAGTACGTTAAAACGTTTAATATGGacgaatacgtaggtaggtaaagtgtTATTTTTCCATATCTTCGAATGTGTTTGACTATAACGTTAACGTTACATTaaataatcgtgttttttttctccgctAGGATTGCCTAGAGAACATCCTGAAAGTTACCATTATTTCATGtggcatcattttttcaaacatatcgACATTCAGCCCGTTAATGTTCATATTTTAGACGGTAACGCTGAAAGTTTAGAGAAAGAATGCGATgattatgaaaagaaaatcgtCGAAGCTGGTGGTATTCATCTGTTCATCGGAGGTAATttataaatattaaataacGAGATACTCTAGCGTCATTTATCGGACTACACTACTcgtgttattaattttttggaattaaatcTCAAGGTATTGGTCCCGACGGACATATTGCTTTCAACGAACCTGGCTCATCTTTAGTCTCAAGAACTCGAGTCAAAACTCTCGCTCAAGAAACACTCGAAGCTAATGctcgattttttgataacgaTTTATCGAAAGTTCCCAAACGTGCTCTGACCGTCGGCGTAGGAACCGTTATGGATGCAAAAGAAGTACTTACTTTTCACTGAATTACATACTTATATCGTGTAGAATTTCAATTTGCTCTTTCGAGAAAATTTACTATATCGAATGAATTTACAGGTGATGATAATTATTCTCGGCTCTCATAAAGCGTTCGCATTGTACAAAGCTATCGAAGAAGGTGTTAATCATATGTGGACGGTGTCAGCATTTCAACAGCATCCTAGAACAATAATGGTGTGTGACGATGACGCTACCTTAGAATTACGTGTTAAAACGGTCAAGTATTTTAAAGTACGTGTATCCttacttatttatatttttacgaGTGCAcgatgagttgaaatttaaatctGTAACT is from Planococcus citri chromosome 1, ihPlaCitr1.1, whole genome shotgun sequence and encodes:
- the Oscillin gene encoding glucosamine-6-phosphate isomerase → MKLIILKSAEEVANWTAKFVAKKINDFKPGPDKYFVLGLPTGSTPLGMYKKLIEFYKAGKVSFKYVKTFNMDEYVGLPREHPESYHYFMWHHFFKHIDIQPVNVHILDGNAESLEKECDDYEKKIVEAGGIHLFIGGIGPDGHIAFNEPGSSLVSRTRVKTLAQETLEANARFFDNDLSKVPKRALTVGVGTVMDAKEVMIIILGSHKAFALYKAIEEGVNHMWTVSAFQQHPRTIMVCDDDATLELRVKTVKYFKDLHQVHLKLIEEDGDCDSHTEF